One Corynebacterium yudongzhengii DNA window includes the following coding sequences:
- a CDS encoding ABC transporter ATP-binding protein has protein sequence MLQLNNVSKSYTSRRVLRGISLDVLPGELYGYVGGNGAGKTTSMRIMLGISEADSGTVRLNGSPIDDRVRSTIGYMPEERGLYPKMTLVDQLTYFGVVHGVTARSARAAADYWLHRLGLSGRFDSPLESLSLGNQQRVQLAAALVHEPAALILDEPFSGLDPGAVNTIANILREEADRGIPVVFSSHQLELVEKLCDRIGILRDGRIIAEGTYEQLGSAVGRQYVIETPVARATWLSQLERALDNDAEHLSVQAQDGNHTRVKISEHLDEQLIIDVIRRSGDLTAFYQWLPPLTEIYSAAMSGTADSPTTAAA, from the coding sequence ATGCTCCAGCTCAACAATGTCAGCAAGAGCTACACCTCCCGGCGGGTGCTGCGCGGCATCAGTCTCGATGTCCTTCCAGGCGAGCTCTATGGATACGTCGGGGGCAACGGCGCCGGCAAAACCACCTCCATGCGCATCATGCTCGGCATCAGCGAAGCCGACTCCGGCACGGTGAGGTTAAACGGAAGCCCCATCGATGACCGAGTGCGCTCGACAATCGGCTACATGCCCGAGGAGCGCGGCCTCTACCCAAAGATGACACTCGTCGACCAGCTGACTTACTTCGGCGTCGTCCACGGTGTCACTGCCCGCTCGGCCCGCGCCGCCGCGGACTACTGGCTTCACCGCTTAGGCCTGTCCGGCCGCTTCGACAGCCCGCTTGAATCGCTGAGCCTCGGTAACCAGCAGCGCGTACAGCTGGCCGCCGCCCTAGTGCACGAACCAGCCGCCCTCATCTTGGATGAACCATTCTCCGGATTGGACCCGGGTGCTGTGAATACGATCGCGAACATTCTCCGCGAGGAAGCCGACCGCGGCATCCCGGTCGTCTTCTCGAGCCACCAGCTCGAATTAGTCGAGAAGCTCTGCGACCGCATCGGCATCCTGCGCGACGGCCGCATCATCGCCGAAGGCACCTACGAGCAACTGGGCAGCGCGGTCGGACGACAGTATGTCATCGAGACTCCCGTCGCCCGCGCCACGTGGCTGTCGCAACTGGAGCGGGCCCTCGATAACGACGCCGAGCATCTGTCCGTCCAAGCACAAGACGGCAACCACACCCGCGTAAAAATTTCCGAGCACCTCGACGAACAGCTCATCATTGACGTTATCCGCCGCAGCGGCGACCTCACTGCCTTCTACCAGTGGCTGCCGCCGCTGACCGAGATTTACTCCGCGGCCATGTCCGGCACGGCGGACTCCCCCACCACCGCAGCGGCCTAG
- a CDS encoding helix-turn-helix transcriptional regulator: protein MPRKKEVRPLYNRLRVLRTEMDLSRKALADKVDVNHQTIGALERGEHTPSLDLAMAICAVFDLPVESVFSREPFTYSPDDYR from the coding sequence ATGCCGAGGAAGAAAGAGGTGCGTCCGCTCTACAACCGCCTGCGGGTGTTGCGGACCGAGATGGACCTGTCTCGCAAAGCCTTGGCTGACAAGGTTGACGTCAACCACCAGACCATCGGTGCGTTGGAGCGGGGCGAACACACTCCCTCGCTCGACTTGGCGATGGCCATTTGCGCGGTGTTCGACTTACCCGTCGAGTCGGTATTTAGCAGAGAACCTTTCACCTATTCGCCAGACGATTACAGGTAA
- a CDS encoding tyrosine-type recombinase/integrase yields the protein MARFTKMAAAEPPEEDPKKDPLSSASDAASRHDHGFMAARRKPRIHDHLRYDRLCSFRIKKPNPDLARDAIKVAAHVWSCTGKKSDKRDADAVKFLANYLYDVSIFYGDIDPRRALKRDAVDSWLAAAKHKSTSARTYKTVLHTAGRVLYPGSFPPVLSYSKPRSRPVVPASPELIRELYANCTSLPEVHKRRTQLILDLAYQAGLRSSEILDLRGSDVTALTLETGETVALIRVHRKGKIDRIVPVICPVRSRRLLARAQEVGRAYFLPTPSGKRPHTSTIGNAFSYLRARGFASTTVEALRVRWMLDMVNSTLPTATVARLCGNSLFRSLDYHSEHLAVVEPERLAELLLRARRLS from the coding sequence ATGGCACGCTTCACGAAAATGGCTGCTGCGGAACCACCCGAGGAGGACCCGAAGAAGGATCCGCTTAGCTCTGCCAGCGATGCAGCGTCTCGCCATGATCACGGCTTCATGGCCGCCCGCCGCAAACCCCGGATTCATGATCACCTCCGCTACGACCGCTTGTGTTCCTTCAGAATCAAGAAGCCGAACCCGGATTTAGCCAGGGATGCCATCAAGGTTGCAGCTCATGTCTGGTCCTGCACGGGCAAAAAGTCAGACAAACGCGACGCCGATGCCGTGAAATTCCTCGCGAACTATCTCTACGACGTGTCGATATTCTACGGTGACATCGACCCCCGCAGAGCCCTGAAGCGCGATGCGGTCGATTCCTGGCTGGCGGCGGCTAAGCATAAGTCGACCAGTGCTCGTACTTACAAGACCGTGCTGCATACGGCCGGGCGGGTGCTCTACCCGGGGTCTTTCCCGCCGGTGCTCAGTTACAGCAAGCCTCGTTCCCGTCCCGTGGTGCCGGCTAGTCCGGAGTTGATCCGGGAACTATATGCCAACTGCACGAGCCTGCCTGAGGTGCATAAGCGTCGAACGCAGCTGATTCTGGATCTGGCCTATCAGGCAGGCTTGCGGTCCTCGGAGATACTTGATCTGCGCGGCAGTGACGTCACCGCACTGACTCTGGAGACCGGGGAAACTGTCGCCCTTATCCGTGTCCATCGCAAGGGGAAGATCGACCGGATCGTCCCGGTGATCTGCCCGGTACGCAGCCGACGCCTCCTTGCGCGTGCCCAAGAAGTAGGCCGCGCGTATTTCCTGCCCACCCCGTCGGGAAAGCGCCCGCATACCTCCACTATCGGCAATGCGTTTAGCTATCTGCGGGCACGAGGGTTTGCCTCCACCACGGTCGAAGCGCTGAGGGTTCGCTGGATGCTGGACATGGTCAACTCCACTTTGCCGACCGCCACGGTGGCCCGGCTATGCGGAAACTCCCTGTTTCGTTCCCTGGACTACCACTCGGAGCACTTGGCTGTCGTTGAGCCGGAACGACTGGCAGAGCTGCTGCTGCGCGCACGGAGGCTGTCATGA
- a CDS encoding MerR family transcriptional regulator — translation MPIGMLSERLGMSVPTIKYYVREGLIPPPSRVSVNQADYTEDHFYRLTLINLLTVIGEFKLEQIREILGLIDKKASVRKVVGVMLTLRDKIFPFERGGDEKWAAQLLLKEGVVKESHELEPMERQLQDLLASTPEEFQPVVERYFARYVSIAKQISELDAQFFDDLAMVKSSPAPLALFVVSGVLMRRRVLDSLITGNTLATFAGSDTPLTFDVGWSLHDDLALDSNRKSVTEP, via the coding sequence ATGCCTATTGGAATGCTAAGCGAACGCTTGGGGATGTCAGTTCCGACGATCAAGTATTACGTCAGGGAAGGCTTGATCCCGCCGCCTTCGAGAGTATCTGTGAACCAGGCGGATTACACCGAGGATCACTTCTATCGCCTCACCTTGATTAACCTGCTCACGGTCATCGGCGAGTTTAAGTTAGAGCAAATCCGGGAAATTTTAGGGCTTATTGATAAAAAGGCGAGCGTGCGGAAGGTTGTGGGTGTCATGCTCACCCTTCGGGACAAGATCTTCCCTTTTGAGCGTGGTGGGGATGAAAAGTGGGCCGCGCAACTGCTGTTAAAAGAGGGCGTGGTTAAAGAGTCGCACGAGCTCGAGCCGATGGAGCGCCAGCTGCAGGATCTCTTGGCGAGTACTCCAGAGGAATTTCAGCCCGTGGTGGAGCGATACTTTGCCCGCTACGTAAGCATCGCCAAGCAGATTTCCGAGCTCGACGCCCAATTCTTCGACGACCTTGCCATGGTGAAGTCAAGCCCGGCCCCCCTTGCCCTTTTCGTCGTGTCGGGAGTGCTGATGCGCCGTCGCGTTCTGGACAGCCTCATTACTGGCAACACGTTGGCAACGTTTGCGGGAAGTGACACTCCGCTGACTTTTGATGTTGGATGGTCGCTTCACGACGACCTCGCCCTCGATTCCAACCGCAAAAGCGTTACCGAACCGTAA
- a CDS encoding Rib/alpha-like domain-containing protein, with product MTNAQSILSGHAYVLDNANLGSTATGNSPVPAGTTVYMQWIDRDGAVSPVYATKTHDDMGGGDGAQNGPGAYVFDLRQPWVDLAGNEHTYTASNGQSYRLWIEPYEDPVTGTLLQPLRQNGGVFPGAFRNSAGADQSGALNFINVNMQRTAVFMAPPADYGVEDLVLPEEEWVKDDQGPISNPAVNTSAKHTVSGRVWIENTDARLDGPGKDSADPAAVGYEVVMSTLTPEGITAYSERVERFPQKNQTQAAIELLRENPDFIATTVVGKTDEEGRYTLRFPEDPDLGQTLTNQSERYLFGFVRDRDGNVRKAYSPFAMSTYEWPDKMISFTPQAVPAQNLATRPMWHNLHFAVLPYAAASLEITNFDMLEKPGYAGQTAEIEVTGQLSDLLPNKIEWTKEDGTVLKTCENLTSLEQVNACTLEIPAEIENDEIVTAKLFTGSNVIAADSFIVKKLAEDLVPNYEDGTVQQGREETIPAPTFDNERTEEKETEPAPEGTTFAPSETKDGDEPANNPDWAEVEPNTGAITIKPGADVAVGDYEVWVEVTYPDGSKDKTSVPITVTENNPDNAAFDPSYEPTNVTVGESSTTNDPFENAEEAAPVNNASTKEGFEADGWTFEVDPNTAVITGNAPSLDELTERFNGLDEGQKGDLTKVAEGLGEDLLNPTVPVEITYGDDTTDETNANFQLVGKDGNPITDPNGDFDGDGVSNSDEIEGGSNPFDENDTPAEEPAAPVIPDPVAKQIETPRGDVPSAESGIENAGDFPEGTTFEWKEQPNVEQPGPIFGTVVVNVPGQDEPKEVAVPITVQSDADVFNPTPQEVSTNIGEEPNSDDGIANLNDLPTGTTTEWVDTPDVSTEGVVPAEITVTYPDGSSETVGVTVKVNDPTDDAGKFDPSYDPTQVKGGETAQTNDPFAGAEDAEVKGANVLDGFQADGWTFEVDPNTAIVTGTAPGLDVLAERFNDLPEVRKGDLVLVGQELNEVLNPNVPVNITYGDDSSETGNAQFQLVGQDGNPITDPNGDFDGDGVSNGDEIEGSSNPFDETSTPEPSTPVDENPPLINPVDTDDREITGTGEPGEEITVTLPDGTEITTEVDDEGNWTVEVPEGTELNPGGTVSANDGNGNKTEITVTGNGTDTDNGSSAGSVDILRCGSSVGISLLPLLLIPGALVGEVFRPQIQEINNRIQQQLGLFNPELARLANEYRHVFQGIAGFTAVLTSIGLIANAVNACSPTEGGSSSSSNNEDEGSSANGGGSGSSIEGGSSSSFGAGSSFGSSRGSSFSS from the coding sequence ATGACCAACGCGCAAAGCATCCTTTCGGGACATGCTTACGTGTTGGATAACGCAAACCTAGGCTCCACGGCGACGGGTAACTCCCCGGTGCCGGCAGGCACGACCGTCTACATGCAGTGGATCGATCGTGATGGTGCTGTGTCGCCAGTCTATGCAACGAAGACCCATGATGACATGGGCGGCGGAGATGGTGCCCAGAACGGTCCCGGCGCTTATGTCTTCGACCTGCGCCAGCCTTGGGTTGACCTTGCCGGTAACGAGCACACTTACACCGCGTCGAACGGCCAGTCGTACCGTCTCTGGATTGAGCCCTACGAGGATCCGGTCACGGGTACACTGTTGCAACCGCTCCGTCAGAACGGTGGTGTGTTCCCCGGCGCCTTCCGTAACTCGGCGGGGGCGGACCAGTCTGGTGCTTTGAACTTTATTAACGTTAACATGCAGCGCACTGCTGTCTTCATGGCTCCGCCAGCCGACTACGGCGTGGAAGACTTGGTGCTGCCGGAGGAGGAGTGGGTCAAGGACGACCAAGGGCCGATTTCGAACCCAGCTGTTAACACGAGCGCCAAGCATACTGTTTCGGGCCGTGTTTGGATCGAAAACACTGATGCGCGCCTAGATGGTCCTGGCAAGGATTCGGCTGATCCTGCTGCCGTTGGCTACGAAGTGGTAATGTCGACTCTGACACCGGAGGGTATTACTGCCTACAGTGAGCGGGTAGAAAGGTTTCCGCAAAAGAACCAGACACAGGCAGCTATCGAATTGCTGCGCGAGAACCCCGACTTCATTGCAACTACGGTTGTTGGCAAAACCGATGAAGAGGGCCGTTACACTCTCCGATTCCCAGAAGATCCTGACCTAGGTCAGACTTTGACTAATCAGAGCGAACGCTACCTCTTCGGATTTGTTCGTGACCGCGACGGTAATGTCCGCAAAGCTTACTCGCCGTTCGCTATGTCAACCTACGAGTGGCCGGACAAGATGATTTCGTTCACGCCACAGGCGGTTCCGGCACAGAATCTCGCTACGAGACCGATGTGGCATAATCTCCACTTCGCGGTTCTTCCTTACGCCGCTGCTTCTCTCGAAATCACCAATTTCGATATGCTCGAGAAGCCGGGTTACGCAGGTCAAACTGCAGAGATCGAGGTCACCGGCCAGCTCTCTGATCTTCTGCCGAACAAGATTGAGTGGACTAAGGAAGACGGCACGGTCCTCAAGACCTGCGAGAACTTGACCAGCTTGGAACAGGTTAACGCTTGTACGCTCGAGATTCCTGCAGAGATTGAAAACGATGAGATCGTGACCGCTAAGCTGTTCACTGGCTCCAATGTGATCGCGGCTGATTCCTTCATCGTGAAGAAGCTCGCCGAGGATTTGGTGCCGAACTACGAGGACGGCACCGTGCAGCAAGGCCGCGAGGAGACTATCCCCGCGCCGACCTTCGACAACGAGCGCACGGAGGAAAAGGAGACCGAGCCGGCTCCGGAGGGCACCACCTTCGCCCCGTCCGAAACGAAGGACGGCGACGAGCCCGCTAACAACCCGGATTGGGCTGAAGTCGAGCCGAATACCGGTGCCATCACCATCAAGCCCGGTGCGGACGTTGCGGTCGGTGACTACGAGGTGTGGGTTGAGGTTACCTACCCGGATGGGTCCAAGGACAAGACGTCCGTCCCGATCACCGTTACAGAGAACAACCCCGACAACGCGGCATTCGACCCCTCGTACGAGCCGACTAACGTGACCGTTGGCGAGAGCAGCACCACCAACGATCCGTTTGAGAACGCGGAAGAAGCGGCCCCGGTTAACAACGCTTCCACCAAGGAAGGATTTGAGGCTGACGGCTGGACTTTCGAGGTCGATCCCAACACCGCGGTAATCACTGGTAATGCTCCGAGTCTGGACGAGCTGACCGAGCGTTTCAACGGCTTGGACGAAGGGCAGAAGGGTGACCTGACCAAGGTTGCTGAGGGCCTCGGCGAGGACCTGCTGAACCCGACCGTTCCGGTTGAGATCACCTACGGTGATGACACCACCGATGAGACCAACGCTAACTTCCAGCTCGTTGGTAAGGACGGCAACCCGATCACCGATCCGAACGGCGACTTCGATGGCGACGGCGTCTCGAACAGTGACGAGATCGAGGGCGGGTCCAACCCGTTCGACGAGAACGACACTCCGGCAGAAGAGCCGGCTGCACCGGTTATCCCGGATCCGGTAGCAAAGCAGATCGAGACTCCGCGCGGTGACGTTCCGTCCGCGGAATCGGGCATTGAGAACGCTGGCGACTTCCCCGAGGGCACCACCTTTGAGTGGAAGGAGCAGCCCAACGTCGAGCAGCCGGGCCCCATCTTTGGCACGGTTGTCGTGAACGTTCCTGGCCAGGATGAGCCGAAGGAAGTTGCCGTCCCGATCACCGTTCAGAGTGACGCGGACGTTTTCAACCCGACCCCGCAGGAAGTTTCCACCAACATCGGTGAAGAACCTAACTCGGATGACGGCATCGCGAACCTGAACGATCTGCCTACCGGTACGACCACCGAGTGGGTAGACACCCCGGACGTCTCGACCGAAGGTGTGGTCCCGGCAGAGATCACGGTCACCTACCCCGATGGATCCAGCGAGACCGTCGGCGTGACCGTCAAGGTCAACGATCCGACCGATGATGCTGGCAAGTTCGATCCGTCCTACGACCCGACCCAGGTCAAGGGTGGCGAGACCGCTCAGACGAACGATCCGTTCGCTGGCGCTGAAGACGCCGAGGTCAAGGGCGCTAACGTTCTGGACGGCTTCCAGGCTGATGGCTGGACCTTCGAGGTTGACCCGAACACCGCGATCGTCACGGGTACCGCGCCGGGCCTGGATGTCCTGGCTGAGCGTTTCAACGACCTGCCTGAAGTGCGGAAGGGTGACCTGGTCCTGGTTGGCCAGGAGCTCAACGAGGTTCTGAACCCGAATGTCCCGGTGAACATCACCTACGGTGACGACTCCTCCGAGACGGGCAACGCCCAGTTCCAGCTGGTCGGCCAGGACGGCAACCCGATCACCGATCCCAACGGCGACTTCGATGGCGACGGCGTCTCGAACGGCGACGAGATCGAGGGCAGTTCCAACCCGTTCGACGAGACCTCCACGCCTGAGCCCTCCACGCCGGTCGACGAGAACCCGCCGTTGATTAACCCGGTGGATACCGATGATCGTGAGATCACTGGTACCGGTGAGCCGGGTGAGGAGATCACGGTGACCCTGCCGGATGGCACTGAGATCACCACTGAGGTGGATGATGAGGGTAACTGGACTGTTGAGGTCCCGGAGGGTACTGAGCTCAACCCGGGTGGCACCGTCAGTGCGAATGACGGTAATGGCAACAAGACCGAGATCACCGTCACCGGCAACGGCACCGACACCGACAACGGCTCCAGTGCGGGCAGCGTCGATATCCTGCGCTGTGGCAGCAGCGTCGGCATCTCCCTGCTGCCGCTCCTGCTGATCCCGGGTGCCCTGGTCGGTGAGGTCTTCCGCCCGCAGATCCAGGAAATCAACAACCGGATCCAGCAGCAGCTCGGCCTCTTCAACCCCGAGCTCGCCCGTCTGGCCAACGAGTACCGCCACGTCTTCCAGGGCATCGCAGGATTTACCGCAGTGCTGACCAGCATTGGCCTCATCGCCAACGCCGTCAACGCTTGCTCCCCTACGGAAGGTGGTTCCTCGTCCAGCTCCAACAACGAGGATGAGGGCAGCTCCGCCAACGGCGGCGGCTCCGGTTCCTCCATCGAGGGCGGCTCTAGCTCCTCCTTCGGTGCAGGTTCCTCGTTCGGATCCTCCCGCGGATCCAGCTTCTCCTCCTAG
- a CDS encoding transposase, protein MSNYNNPLAEPPDHAVGRSRGGLSTKVHALVDGHGMPLTMIVTAGHRGDCPVLIPLLKRLRMPGTVGRPRTRPDELRADRAYASKAVHRYLREHKITATIPEKKDVIAARKRKGSKGGRPPTFDAQSYKGCNVVERFSATSSSGGVWQPGTTSSRLSTGPA, encoded by the coding sequence TTGTCGAATTACAACAACCCGCTGGCCGAGCCGCCTGATCACGCGGTCGGCCGATCACGGGGTGGTCTGTCTACCAAGGTCCACGCCCTGGTCGACGGCCACGGCATGCCCCTGACCATGATCGTCACTGCGGGCCACCGCGGTGACTGCCCGGTGCTGATCCCGTTGTTGAAACGCCTGCGGATGCCCGGGACGGTGGGCCGACCGCGCACCCGGCCCGATGAACTGCGCGCGGATAGGGCGTATGCATCGAAGGCTGTGCACAGGTATCTGCGCGAGCACAAGATCACGGCGACGATCCCGGAGAAAAAGGACGTGATCGCCGCCCGGAAGCGGAAAGGCTCGAAGGGTGGGCGTCCACCGACGTTCGATGCGCAGTCCTACAAGGGCTGCAACGTGGTGGAACGGTTTTCGGCAACCTCAAGCAGTGGCGGGGTGTGGCAACCCGGTACGACAAGCTCGCGGTTGTCTACCGGGCCGGCGTGA
- a CDS encoding transposase → MLSDAQWEMVEELLPRRTGRKGRPFSDPRQMLEAILYCLRAGIARCDLPACFGSWQTVYTWHNRMAKDGHLGRDLSATS, encoded by the coding sequence ATGTTGAGTGATGCCCAGTGGGAGATGGTCGAAGAGCTTCTGCCCCGTCGCACGGGGAGAAAAGGCCGACCGTTCTCCGATCCCCGGCAGATGCTCGAGGCCATCCTCTACTGCCTTCGGGCAGGGATCGCGCGGTGTGACCTGCCCGCCTGCTTCGGGTCCTGGCAGACGGTCTACACCTGGCACAACCGGATGGCCAAGGACGGACACCTGGGACGTGATCTTTCAGCGACTTCTTAG
- a CDS encoding HigA family addiction module antitoxin, with translation MATTHAVADAPPGEILLEEFMAPLGLSQNALGRALRVPPRRINEIVHGKRSITPDTALRLARYFGTSAQFWLNVQQNYDLAKSQRELDSVLADIVPHPDVAA, from the coding sequence ATGGCCACCACTCACGCTGTCGCCGACGCCCCGCCCGGCGAGATCCTCCTCGAGGAGTTCATGGCTCCGCTCGGGTTGAGCCAGAACGCCCTCGGCCGTGCGTTGCGGGTCCCGCCGCGGCGGATCAACGAGATCGTGCACGGCAAGCGCTCCATCACCCCCGACACGGCGCTGCGGCTGGCCCGCTATTTCGGAACCTCTGCCCAGTTCTGGCTCAACGTGCAGCAGAACTACGACCTGGCGAAAAGCCAGCGCGAGCTGGACAGCGTGCTCGCCGACATCGTCCCGCACCCGGACGTCGCGGCCTAG
- a CDS encoding formylglycine-generating enzyme family protein — MESLTELLDVPGATFEMGTNDFYPEEGPPRKVTVADFRLERHPVTNAQFAAFVAETGYRTTAERAPAPEDYPGVDPAELVAGSLVFTPTDGPVPLHDHRRWWRFSPGACWHAPDGPGSGWQSRPDHPVVHISFADAQAYAEWAGRRLPTEAELEYAAWGGAPRERIYPWGDTPDPTRANTFQGRFPYEGYRGSSPVGAYPANGYGFYDLIGNVWEWTSTFYTTGSQRRDADNQACCSPARRLSTPAGHTFASRAVKGGSHLCAPEYCHRYRPPARQPQTEDSSTSHLGFRLAE, encoded by the coding sequence GTGGAATCGCTGACCGAACTTCTCGACGTCCCCGGCGCGACCTTCGAGATGGGTACGAACGACTTCTACCCCGAGGAAGGCCCGCCGCGGAAGGTGACGGTCGCGGACTTCCGGCTGGAGCGCCACCCGGTGACGAACGCGCAGTTCGCGGCGTTCGTCGCCGAGACGGGGTACCGCACCACGGCCGAACGGGCGCCGGCGCCGGAGGATTACCCGGGCGTCGATCCCGCCGAGCTGGTGGCCGGTTCGCTGGTGTTCACCCCGACCGACGGGCCGGTGCCGCTGCACGACCACCGCCGGTGGTGGCGGTTCTCCCCCGGCGCGTGCTGGCATGCGCCGGACGGGCCGGGCTCCGGGTGGCAGTCGCGCCCGGACCACCCGGTGGTGCATATCAGTTTCGCCGACGCCCAGGCCTACGCCGAGTGGGCGGGGCGCCGCTTGCCGACGGAAGCGGAACTCGAGTACGCCGCGTGGGGCGGCGCGCCGCGCGAGCGCATCTACCCGTGGGGCGACACCCCGGACCCGACGCGGGCGAACACGTTCCAGGGCCGGTTCCCCTACGAGGGTTACCGCGGCTCCTCCCCCGTCGGCGCGTACCCGGCCAACGGCTACGGGTTCTACGACCTGATCGGCAACGTGTGGGAGTGGACCTCGACGTTCTACACCACCGGCTCCCAGCGCCGCGACGCGGACAACCAGGCGTGCTGTTCACCGGCCCGGCGCTTATCGACGCCCGCCGGCCACACCTTCGCCAGCCGCGCCGTCAAAGGCGGCTCACACCTGTGCGCCCCGGAGTACTGCCACCGTTACCGCCCGCCCGCCCGGCAGCCGCAGACGGAGGATTCCTCCACCAGCCACCTCGGGTTCCGACTAGCGGAGTGA
- a CDS encoding bile acid:sodium symporter family protein yields the protein MFDLFQQLSGWLTVIFVVLSMLNVGLTQDPRKLLQHLRDWQYLVRMLVANFLVVPGVMLLAVVMFEIPAPYSSALLIFSAAAGAPLLIKLTAQSDNDIGQGATIQMVHMAATVLLLPTLLPMLLDDTVSVGMWAIAQPLLLQMITPLIAGMILRTVAEKVAGAIQTPVARISNIALYGLLIFAVLGYLPQLIDAQLWGALLTGMAVLLIAFYVGYGTGQGRPAQSQLGALGTAQRNTAAALITSSQFDDPRVFLTVIMLNTLMMFLLLWLATRLGNDAKIAFLEPLEADMPGGVERPYSDDPAGGARLARKLRLRKPTS from the coding sequence ATGTTCGATCTCTTCCAACAACTCTCCGGCTGGCTGACCGTGATCTTCGTGGTGTTGAGCATGCTCAACGTCGGTTTGACCCAGGACCCCCGCAAGCTGCTCCAACACCTGCGCGACTGGCAGTACCTGGTGCGCATGCTGGTCGCGAACTTCCTGGTCGTTCCGGGCGTGATGCTGCTGGCCGTGGTCATGTTCGAAATCCCGGCACCCTATTCCTCGGCGCTGCTCATCTTCTCCGCGGCCGCCGGGGCGCCGCTTTTGATCAAACTCACCGCCCAATCCGACAACGACATCGGCCAGGGCGCGACCATCCAAATGGTGCACATGGCGGCGACGGTGCTGCTTCTGCCGACCCTGCTGCCGATGCTGCTCGACGACACCGTCTCCGTCGGCATGTGGGCCATCGCCCAGCCGCTGCTGCTGCAGATGATCACCCCGCTGATCGCCGGAATGATCCTGCGCACCGTCGCCGAGAAGGTGGCCGGCGCGATCCAGACCCCGGTCGCGCGCATCTCCAACATCGCGCTGTACGGGCTGCTCATCTTCGCCGTCCTCGGCTACCTCCCGCAGCTTATCGACGCCCAGCTCTGGGGCGCGCTGCTCACCGGCATGGCCGTGCTGCTCATCGCGTTCTACGTCGGCTACGGCACCGGCCAGGGCCGCCCGGCGCAGTCGCAGCTCGGGGCGCTGGGCACCGCCCAACGCAACACCGCCGCCGCGCTTATCACCTCTAGCCAGTTCGACGACCCGCGGGTGTTCCTCACGGTGATCATGCTCAACACGCTGATGATGTTCCTGCTGCTGTGGCTCGCAACCCGGCTGGGAAACGACGCGAAGATCGCCTTCCTCGAACCCCTCGAAGCGGACATGCCCGGCGGCGTGGAACGCCCCTACTCCGACGACCCCGCCGGCGGCGCCCGGCTGGCCCGCAAACTCCGCCTGCGCAAACCCACCTCCTAA